A genomic segment from Dermatobacter hominis encodes:
- a CDS encoding QcrA and Rieske domain-containing protein, with protein sequence MSGFFIVVAVIVIVLLAAFALVGAARRRDADSATGSLSRESVKRDKAARKESAALVAQAPSGKEIERSVALERRGGDIEPVAAATPAVFVPPDPETYDVTRRQFLNRGVIAMMGLSIAAFGTSIIAFLWPSGSSGFGSKINFGKVTDLSADVEKSNGFLYKPEGRLWITNYPSSALPKAEQAYAPAVLNAMKAGLAVLYQKCPHLGCRVPSCNSSQWFECPCHGSQYNQAGEKKGGPAPRGMDRFGTEVSGGNLIVNTGQVIQGPPIGTNTTGQEAEGPHCIGAASGGH encoded by the coding sequence ATGTCCGGGTTCTTCATCGTCGTCGCCGTCATCGTCATCGTCCTGCTGGCGGCCTTCGCCCTCGTCGGCGCGGCCCGTCGCCGGGACGCCGACTCGGCGACCGGCTCGCTCTCGCGCGAGTCGGTGAAGCGCGACAAGGCCGCCCGCAAGGAGTCGGCCGCGCTCGTCGCGCAGGCGCCCTCCGGCAAGGAGATCGAGCGCTCGGTCGCGCTCGAGCGCCGCGGCGGCGACATCGAGCCGGTGGCCGCGGCGACGCCCGCCGTGTTCGTCCCGCCGGACCCCGAGACCTACGACGTCACCCGCCGGCAGTTCCTCAACCGTGGCGTCATCGCCATGATGGGCCTGTCCATCGCGGCGTTCGGCACGTCGATCATCGCCTTCCTGTGGCCGTCGGGCTCGAGCGGCTTCGGCTCGAAGATCAACTTCGGCAAGGTGACCGACCTGTCGGCCGACGTGGAGAAGAGCAACGGCTTCCTCTACAAGCCAGAGGGCCGGCTCTGGATCACCAACTACCCGTCGTCAGCGCTGCCCAAGGCGGAGCAGGCGTACGCCCCGGCGGTCCTCAACGCCATGAAGGCCGGCCTTGCGGTGCTCTATCAGAAGTGCCCGCACCTCGGCTGCCGCGTCCCGAGCTGCAACAGCTCCCAGTGGTTCGAGTGCCCCTGCCACGGCTCGCAGTACAACCAGGCCGGCGAGAAGAAGGGCGGCCCCGCCCCTCGCGGCATGGACCGCTTCGGCACCGAGGTCTCGGGCGGCAACCTGATCGTGAACACCGGCCAGGTCATCCAGGGCCCGCCGATCGGCACGAACACCACCGGCCAGGAGGCCGAGGGCCCGCACTGCATCGGTGCGGCCAGCGGCGGCCACTGA
- the extP gene encoding selenite/tellurite reduction operon b-type cytochrome ExtP has protein sequence MSELTDNVQGSQAWNSIFRPGSIFRKGYSDSPRNRSYVIMNSVLYHLHPVKVKRHAVKVSYTLCLGGLSFFLFIILTVTGIFLMFFYRPTAAQAWDDIYALQTSVTFGLLVRNMHRWAAHLMVISVFLHMARVFYHGAYKAPREFNWVIGVVLLTLTLLLSFTGYLLPWDQLALWAVTVGTNMIGYTPVFGNQVRFVLLGGAEIGTNTLLRWYVLHVLFFPFITVIFMAIHFWRVRKDGGISGPL, from the coding sequence ATGTCGGAGCTCACGGACAACGTCCAGGGCTCGCAGGCGTGGAACTCGATCTTCCGCCCCGGTTCGATCTTCCGGAAGGGCTACTCCGACAGCCCCAGGAACCGGTCGTACGTGATCATGAACAGCGTGCTGTACCACCTCCACCCGGTGAAGGTGAAGCGGCACGCCGTGAAGGTCAGCTACACCCTCTGCCTCGGCGGGCTGAGCTTCTTCCTGTTCATCATCCTCACCGTCACCGGCATCTTCCTGATGTTCTTCTACCGGCCGACCGCGGCGCAGGCGTGGGACGACATCTACGCCCTGCAGACCTCGGTGACCTTCGGCCTGCTCGTGCGGAACATGCACAGATGGGCCGCTCACCTGATGGTGATCTCGGTGTTCCTGCACATGGCCCGCGTCTTCTACCACGGGGCATACAAGGCGCCTCGGGAGTTCAACTGGGTCATCGGCGTGGTGCTGCTCACGCTGACCCTGCTCCTGTCGTTCACCGGCTACCTGCTGCCCTGGGACCAGCTGGCCCTCTGGGCGGTGACGGTGGGCACGAACATGATCGGCTACACCCCCGTGTTCGGCAACCAGGTGCGCTTCGTGCTGCTCGGCGGCGCGGAGATCGGCACCAACACCCTGTTGAGATGGTACGTGCTGCACGTGCTGTTCTTCCCGTTCATCACCGTCATCTTCATGGCCATCCACTTCTGGAGGGTGCGCAAGGACGGCGGCATCTCCGGACCGCTGTGA
- a CDS encoding menaquinol-cytochrome c reductase cytochrome b subunit, with protein sequence MTEVPEHLLKRAQAAKEKAAAKAAPEGGDAAPAADAPASEEAAAPTDSRIPAHLLARSQAAKARKAGGGDEPVAAAGGGTATAVAPVAAAGGTVATAGGPPLAAGPGGHTQRLLTVVKSGSIQDVKAKPQDKVHVWPHLLIVEFVAALVCTTFLLIFSWVVNAPLLELANVNQTPNPSKAPWYFLGLQELLTMFHPMVAGVTIPGMGIFVLILAPYMDKNPSNKPEDRKFAVSLMTVFLMFWAVIAIIGSFFRGPGFNFTLPWIDGVFFEL encoded by the coding sequence ATGACCGAGGTACCAGAGCACCTCCTGAAGCGGGCCCAGGCGGCCAAGGAGAAGGCCGCGGCGAAGGCCGCGCCCGAGGGCGGCGACGCCGCGCCGGCCGCCGACGCCCCGGCGTCGGAGGAGGCCGCCGCGCCCACCGACAGCCGGATCCCCGCGCACCTGCTCGCGCGGTCGCAGGCCGCGAAGGCCCGCAAGGCCGGCGGGGGCGACGAGCCGGTCGCCGCCGCGGGCGGTGGCACCGCCACCGCCGTGGCCCCGGTCGCCGCTGCGGGTGGCACGGTCGCGACCGCGGGCGGTCCGCCGCTCGCCGCCGGCCCGGGTGGCCACACCCAGCGCCTGCTGACGGTGGTGAAGTCCGGGTCCATCCAGGACGTCAAGGCCAAGCCGCAGGACAAGGTCCACGTCTGGCCGCACCTGCTGATCGTCGAGTTCGTGGCCGCCCTGGTGTGCACCACGTTCCTGCTGATCTTCTCGTGGGTGGTCAACGCCCCGCTCCTCGAGCTGGCGAACGTCAACCAGACGCCGAACCCCTCCAAGGCCCCCTGGTACTTCCTGGGCCTGCAGGAGCTCCTGACGATGTTCCACCCGATGGTCGCCGGCGTGACCATCCCGGGCATGGGCATCTTCGTCCTGATCCTCGCCCCCTACATGGACAAGAACCCGTCCAACAAGCCCGAGGACCGCAAGTTCGCGGTCTCGCTGATGACGGTGTTCCTGATGTTCTGGGCGGTCATCGCGATCATCGGGTCCTTCTTCCGGGGACCCGGCTTCAACTTCACGCTGCCGTGGATCGACGGCGTGTTCTTCGAGCTGTGA
- a CDS encoding c-type cytochrome, which produces MTEIPEHLLARSKARRAAMGGGGGDDAPAAATPAAADAATPAPAAAAAPAAAAPVAPVEAKVEPTPPWVEAAQARKKIPYWAVPVLFLLPLWAVVYALTLDPPTNADSPITVGAEVYSTNCATCHGPTGGGSGNIPALIGDTAVTKEFPKPAEQIAWVALGSAGWTQAGETKLPGGRAVAGGMPAWAASLEPEDLMAVVLHERTTLDKEEFDIEAWEDGFEETLTKYVPDEADAYMAVLEEWKTTPPA; this is translated from the coding sequence TTGACCGAGATCCCCGAGCACCTTCTGGCCCGCAGCAAGGCGCGCCGTGCCGCCATGGGCGGCGGCGGTGGCGACGACGCGCCCGCCGCGGCCACGCCGGCTGCCGCCGACGCCGCGACGCCCGCGCCGGCCGCTGCGGCGGCGCCCGCGGCCGCAGCGCCCGTGGCGCCGGTCGAGGCCAAGGTCGAGCCCACCCCGCCGTGGGTCGAGGCCGCGCAGGCCCGGAAGAAGATCCCCTACTGGGCCGTCCCGGTCCTCTTCCTGCTCCCGCTCTGGGCCGTCGTCTACGCGCTCACGCTCGACCCGCCCACCAACGCCGACAGCCCGATCACCGTCGGCGCCGAGGTGTACAGCACCAACTGCGCCACCTGCCACGGCCCGACCGGCGGCGGCAGCGGCAACATCCCCGCCCTCATCGGCGACACCGCTGTCACCAAGGAGTTCCCGAAGCCGGCCGAGCAGATCGCCTGGGTGGCGCTCGGCTCCGCCGGCTGGACGCAGGCGGGCGAGACCAAGCTGCCCGGCGGGAGGGCCGTGGCCGGCGGCATGCCGGCGTGGGCGGCCTCGCTGGAGCCCGAGGACCTGATGGCGGTCGTCCTCCACGAGCGCACGACGCTCGACAAGGAGGAGTTCGACATCGAGGCGTGGGAGGACGGCTTCGAGGAGACCCTCACGAAGTACGTCCCCGACGAGGCCGACGCCTACATGGCGGTCCTCGAGGAGTGGAAGACCACGCCCCCGGCGTGA
- a CDS encoding 4Fe-4S binding protein: MATTDANPPMPEFRDDYVLQEVDADYLAKAVKPKQFIHIDQSECIMCEGCVDICPWKCIHMVQPDSIEEAVNTDQPGVDPSDHVVFLIDDDVCTRCALCVDRCPTGVIILGKVGDPVAGGDPHQRTNTHGYGYGMRLG; the protein is encoded by the coding sequence ATGGCCACCACCGATGCGAACCCGCCGATGCCGGAGTTCCGCGACGACTACGTCCTCCAGGAGGTCGACGCGGACTACCTCGCCAAGGCGGTCAAGCCCAAGCAGTTCATCCACATCGACCAGTCCGAGTGCATCATGTGCGAGGGCTGCGTGGACATCTGCCCGTGGAAGTGCATCCACATGGTGCAGCCGGACTCCATCGAGGAGGCGGTCAACACCGACCAGCCGGGCGTCGACCCCTCCGACCACGTGGTCTTCCTCATCGACGACGACGTCTGCACCCGGTGCGCGCTCTGCGTCGACCGGTGCCCGACGGGCGTGATCATCCTCGGCAAGGTGGGCGATCCGGTCGCCGGCGGCGACCCCCACCAGCGCACCAACACGCACGGCTACGGCTACGGGATGCGGCTCGGCTGA